GTCGCCCTTCTACCGGGTGTCAGAGAAACTTTCCAAAGCTTGCACTCACAAAAAATCCCCTTTGGAATTGTCAGCAACGCCAGTCGTGAATTTATCGGAGGACTCCTTATGGCTCACGACCTCGATGTTCCATTTTTTCTTGGCATTGAGGACTACACCAAGCCCAAGCCTCACCCACAGCCTTACTTTCTCGGTGCAGAGAAAGCAGGGTTCACCTTCTCCGACTATAAAAATATCATGGTTTTCGAAGATAGCGTTCATGGTTTAAAAGCTGCCCTAGGGGCTTCCATGATAGGCGTTGGGGTTACCACCCAGCACAGCGCCGATGTCCTTGCGGGAGTCGGGGCACATCACACCTGTGCGCATCTCGACGAAGCCTTAGCCCTTGGACTTTTGCCTCCCCTCTAGATTTTTTCCGCCAGGGAGAAGAGTGAGAGACGGCATTCCCTGGACACCTAACTTTTCCGAGTAGTCTTCTAGGCTATAAGAGATGCTGTTCCATAGATCCAAGCGAGCTTTCATGGCTTTTTCAGCCGTTCTTTCTGCCTCGCTCTGATAACTCCCACTTTGCATGCACAGAATCTCAACCAGGCGACCTGAAGCTGAAAAACCTGGTCGCTTCAAGCCTTCAATATGACTTTCAAAGTAGTCAAGCAAGGCGTTAACTTCAACTTTTGGTAGCATCGATTCAATATTCATCAGAAAGTGATCCGGGATGTAAGGCTCACCCTCATAAAACAGAACTGCTGCTTTCTGATATGCTGGAGCTGATAGAAAAGGCAAGATACTTCGACAGTATCTCTGGACTTCCTCAGGCAATCGGGCACAACGCAAGGCTCGATAAACGTCCTTTTCCTTATCAATAAGTTCAAAAAAGCAAAATACCGGCCCAATATTGGCTCCGATATCCTCCATAGCATTGATATAGAGTTCAAGGTGACTCTGAATCTGACCATCACCCTGGTCTTCCACTACTTCGTCAAGAATAACTTCTGTTATGAGCCGAAGGCATTCCTTTTGCTCACATGAGTTGATGGACTTTAGATCATTCACAAGTTCATTGTGAAGGCTCTTGATAAGGCTATGGTAGAGCCAAACACATATAACGTGCCGCTCCATAAAATAGGTCAATGATTGCCGATTGAAAACCAAGTCATAAACTTTATGGTTTTCAAGCATTTGAAAGTATCGATCGGTCATGAAAGACATGAAAATCCACCTCCAGTGGGAACACCAGACCTTGGGAATTAAGTCGTTGAGGAATACTTTTAGTATAAGGAAAAAATAGCCAAGCGCCTAGGCTTGCAAACACTGGGGGACTTCGGTTATAGGGTGCGAACAAGCGCACCCTTAAGAACGACTGTACTAGTCTAGAAACTGTGATTTAATCTCAGATGTTGCCCGAATCACACGTTCTACAGACACTTGGTCGTAGCACTTGATCTCACGGTCACATCTTTTTTTCCAGCAAGGGGTACAAGGAACATCTGCCTTAAGATGGACACCCTTGCCATAAAGATCGATTTCCTGGCTACAAGAAACACCGAACCATGCGATACAAGGCTTTCCAAGGCCAATTGCAATATGAAGACCAAGAGAGCAGCCAGAGAAAACCATGTCGGCGGTATCGACCCACATCATTCCTGAGCGCAAGCCCTCACGAGTCGGCGTATTGATCACAGCTGAATCGTCTGCGAAAGCCGCCTTTATTGACTCTTGCCTCTCAGTATCTTCTGGACCTCCAAGCAGGGCCACGGCATAGTCGGGGAATTCCTTACGCCATCCAGCAACCAGCTCAATCGCACGGGAAACCGTGAACTTTTTATATGGGAACAGAACAGAGCAGCCGGTATTGTAACCAATAATTTTCTTGGCTCCGGTCGAACCCAGGATCTCGGTACGTCTCGCCTTGACCGTAGATTTTTCATCCTCGCTTAGTTCTAGGATATATGGGTCGCGTTCCCAAGTGAGGTTCATCGTCTCGGTTATCTGCTGCGTCTCAGGTTTTTGATTGATAAAGAACTTGAGATCATCATTGAGTCCCACATCAAACTGATAGTTGCCATGCTCGGTAAACGGTCGGATCACGCCGTTGCCATCGCAAGCAAACCCATACTTTTTCTTAGCAGTTATCTGGCTGCTCAGCGCTCCCGCTTCGTTCGATTTATCAACTGCATACAGCTCATCGAACTCTAAGGTTTGCAGCAAGGGAAGTGTCTTTGGCTCCACCACAATCAAGCGATCGATCAGTGGATTATTGTCAAGAAGTGGCTTAGCATTCTTTAAGGTGATCCACGTAATATGAGCCCCAGGATATTTTTTCCTGATAGGCGGCAACAAGCAAGTGGAACGTAGCACCGCCCCCATAGCCTCAAGACTAACAATGGCAATTCTTTGGGTCACTGGGTCATAGTGCGGACATGCTTCACAAGCCCTCTTGTACTTACAAGGTTTATAGCCTGTGAATTGGCGGCAATCGAAATTATATGCCATAAGTTCCTTTCCAAGGTGCTATAATAACAAAAAAAGTTAGGCGAGCGATGGACCAACTTCAGATTAAACTCATTTACCCAGCCAGTAAGGCCCCAGACGATACCCCGAAAGACTCGATTTTAGAACTAAAAAAAGCTGGCTTCAAGATTGACGAAGCTCCCCTTGGAGAGCCCGGCAAATGGAATTTTCATGCAGCCCGCTTTCAAGATCGCCTGAGCATCCTTAGCGACGCCCTTCTAGCCACTGATATCAATGTAATTTTAGCCGCAAGAGGAGGCTACGGCATGAGTGACCTCCTCCCAGATTTGCCATGGGACAAGCTCCAATCCAGCAGTCGCAAGATGATTGTGGGCTATTCAGATCTCACCGCACTGCAATCAGCTTGCTATACCAAATTAGGATGGCAGTCTCTACATGGCCCTATGCCCATGACAAGCTACT
This region of Pseudobacteriovorax antillogorgiicola genomic DNA includes:
- a CDS encoding glycosyltransferase family 9 protein, which codes for MAYNFDCRQFTGYKPCKYKRACEACPHYDPVTQRIAIVSLEAMGAVLRSTCLLPPIRKKYPGAHITWITLKNAKPLLDNNPLIDRLIVVEPKTLPLLQTLEFDELYAVDKSNEAGALSSQITAKKKYGFACDGNGVIRPFTEHGNYQFDVGLNDDLKFFINQKPETQQITETMNLTWERDPYILELSEDEKSTVKARRTEILGSTGAKKIIGYNTGCSVLFPYKKFTVSRAIELVAGWRKEFPDYAVALLGGPEDTERQESIKAAFADDSAVINTPTREGLRSGMMWVDTADMVFSGCSLGLHIAIGLGKPCIAWFGVSCSQEIDLYGKGVHLKADVPCTPCWKKRCDREIKCYDQVSVERVIRATSEIKSQFLD
- a CDS encoding DUF3050 domain-containing protein, whose product is MSFMTDRYFQMLENHKVYDLVFNRQSLTYFMERHVICVWLYHSLIKSLHNELVNDLKSINSCEQKECLRLITEVILDEVVEDQGDGQIQSHLELYINAMEDIGANIGPVFCFFELIDKEKDVYRALRCARLPEEVQRYCRSILPFLSAPAYQKAAVLFYEGEPYIPDHFLMNIESMLPKVEVNALLDYFESHIEGLKRPGFSASGRLVEILCMQSGSYQSEAERTAEKAMKARLDLWNSISYSLEDYSEKLGVQGMPSLTLLPGGKNLEGRQKSKG
- a CDS encoding HAD family hydrolase produces the protein MTKNLAAVLFDFDGVVVDSMPAHLQAWKIAYEELFNETLSAEDLDRLVGKSTKVISGILAARMNKGLLSDELAQRKIMALQGLIADVALLPGVRETFQSLHSQKIPFGIVSNASREFIGGLLMAHDLDVPFFLGIEDYTKPKPHPQPYFLGAEKAGFTFSDYKNIMVFEDSVHGLKAALGASMIGVGVTTQHSADVLAGVGAHHTCAHLDEALALGLLPPL